In Rhodospirillaceae bacterium, the following proteins share a genomic window:
- a CDS encoding rhodanese-like domain-containing protein: protein MLAQAENVRITKEIMSISANTADGKIEIKRNQDNNATINPSFAKTSRKCPPFCIQPMEVAPGVATVGELEVVKYIDAGGLIIDARTVEWHVRGTIPGAVNIPFTQVADRLNELGCTKGAKWDCGKAKQVLLFCNGLWCGQSPSAIRAMLREGYPASKILYYRNGMQGWESVGLTVVEGSM, encoded by the coding sequence ATGCTGGCGCAGGCTGAAAACGTTCGCATTACCAAAGAAATCATGTCCATTAGCGCCAATACCGCTGACGGCAAGATTGAAATCAAACGTAACCAGGACAACAACGCAACCATCAACCCGTCCTTCGCCAAGACGTCGCGCAAATGCCCGCCGTTTTGCATTCAGCCCATGGAAGTCGCACCCGGTGTCGCCACCGTTGGTGAGCTTGAAGTCGTCAAGTACATCGACGCTGGCGGTCTGATCATCGACGCCCGTACCGTTGAATGGCACGTTCGTGGCACCATCCCCGGGGCCGTCAACATTCCTTTCACCCAGGTCGCCGACCGCTTGAATGAACTTGGCTGCACCAAGGGCGCCAAGTGGGATTGCGGCAAAGCCAAGCAGGTTCTGTTGTTCTGCAACGGCTTGTGGTGCGGGCAATCTCCGTCCGCTATTCGCGCCATGCTGCGTGAAGGCTATCCGGCTTCCAAAATTCTGTACTATCGCAACGGTATGCAGGGTTGGGAATCCGTCGGCCTGACGGTTGTTGAAGGTTCCATGTAG